TTCTCAGAGGTGGCTGGGCAATTTTACTGATTGGACTGCTCTCAATTACTTCGGGCATTCTTTATACGGGTGGACCCTTCCCTCTGGCGTATCATGGGTTAGGGGATATCTTTGTCATGCTTTTTTTTGGTCCAATCGCAGTATCAGGAACCTATTATGTTCAAGCACTTCAGTGGAGCGAATTGACAATTCTTGCCGGCTTCATTCCTGGATTGACCGCCACGGCGTTAATTGCGGTCAATAATCTTCGGGATGCTCCGACTGATGCGAAGGTTGTGAAGCGAACCCTTGCTGTGAGATTTGGAGAGAATTTTGTTCGGAGAGAGATTCATTTCACATTAATTTTGAGTTCAGCTATACCATTTCTCTTGGTTGCTAATCAACCAAGTCACTGGCCTGCTTTAATCAGTTTGTTGGCGTTGTG
This portion of the SAR324 cluster bacterium genome encodes:
- a CDS encoding 1,4-dihydroxy-2-naphthoate polyprenyltransferase, coding for MIHLSNLWIQRSAWLIAIRPKTLGAAVAPVLIGTSMAISDGLFHLLSCLLCLFAAVLIQIGTNFSNDYYDFFKGADTSERLGPKRVTQSGLLEPDAVKQLFVIVFAMAVLCGFFLVLRGGWAILLIGLLSITSGILYTGGPFPLAYHGLGDIFVMLFFGPIAVSGTYYVQALQWSELTILAGFIPGLTATALIAVNNLRDAPTDAKVVKRTLAVRFGENFVRREIHFTLILSSAIPFLLVANQPSHWPALISLLAL